In Actinomycetota bacterium, the DNA window CCAGCTGTGCTACTCGACCGACGGGATCCTGCTCCGGATGCATCGGTCGATCGACGAGCCCGTCCCGACGGGGCTGGGGTACGTCGAGCAGGTGCTGGAGGCGACCTCGGTCTCCCGCACCGTCGAGGACGGGGAGATCGAGCTGCCCGGTGAGGTCCGGACATCCTCCGACCTGAAAGCCACCCCTTCGCCGTGAAGCCACTGGCGTCACCCGCCGATACACTGGGGGCGCACGGTCGGGCTGACGGCGGCGAGAGGATCGGGCGATGACCCCTTTCGACGGGGTGCGCGAGGAGTGCGGTGTCTTCGGCGTCTGGGCCCCGGGTGAGGACGTCGCCCGCCTGACGTACTTCGGCCTCTACGCGCTGCAGCACCGCGGCCAGGAGTCGGCCGGGATCGCCACGAGCGACGGGTCGGGCGTGGTCGTGTACCGCGACCTCGGACTCGTCTCCCAGGTCTTCAACGAGAAGGTCCTCCAGGGGCTCGTCGGCCACCTGGCGATCGGACATGTCCGCTACTCGACCACGGGCTCCTCGCACCGGTGGGAGAACGCCCAGCCGGCCAGGGTCTCCCGCGCCGACGGGGGGGACATCGCCCTCGGCCACAACGGCAACCTCGTGAACACCTCCGAGATCGCCTCGGAGCTCGCCGCCGCCGGGGTCAACGTCGAGGCGAGCACCGACTCCCACCTCATCGCCGCCCTCCTCGCCCGGGAGCCGAGCGACGACCTGGTCGACTCGTTCAAGAAGGTCGCGCCGCGACTCCAAGGCGCGTTCAGCATCGTCGCGATGGACGAGAACCGGATCTACGGGATGCGCGACCCATTCGGCGTCAGGCCCCTGGTGATAGGTGTCCTGCCGGGAGGCGGCTACGTCTTCGCGTCGGAGACCTGCGCGCTCGACATCGTGGGAGCCCAGTACATCCGCGACGTCGAGCCGGGCGAGCTCGTCGTCATCGACGGCGCCGGCGTCCACAGCCACTGCCTCACGGAGGCGACACCACGGCTGTGCGTCTTCGAGTTCGTGTACCTGGCCCGTCCCGACTCCGTCCTCTACGGACGCAGCGTGTACGAGGTCAGGCGGTCGATGGGCAAGCAGCTCGCGGACGAGTCCCCCGTCGAGGCCGATCTGGTGATCGGCGTGCCCGACTCCGGACACGCGGCCGCCCAGGGTTTCGCCGACCGGGCCGGGCTCCCGTACGGGGAGGGGCTGATCAAGAACCGCTACGTGGGCCGGACGTTCATCCAGCCCACCCAGTCCCTTCGGCAGCAGGGGGTGCGGCTGAAGCTCAACCCGCTCCAGGAGGTCATCGAGGGGAAGAGGCTCGTCGTCGTCGACGACTCGATCGTGCGTGGGACGACCTCGCGGGAGATCGTCGAGATGCTGCGGAAGGCGGGAGCCCGCGAGGTCCACATGCGGATCTCGAGCCCCCCGGTGGCCTGGCCCTGCTTCTACGGGATAGACACCGCGAACCGCGACGAGCTGATAGCGGCGAACGCGTCGCCGAACGAGATCCGCGGGTTCATCGGGGCCGACTCCCTGGGTTACCTCTCCCTCGACGGGATGCTCACCTCGACCGGGGTGGCGACCGAGAGGTTCTGCCACGCCTGCTTCTCGGGGGGGTACCCGATCCCGGTCCCGACGGAGACGCTGCTCACCAAGAACGTCCTAGAGCAGGCGTGACCCGCACGTACGAGGGGTCCGGCGTCGACCAGGCAGGCGCGGACGCACTGATCCCGTTCTTCGCGAAGCAGGCCGCCCGCACGAAGCGCCTCGAGGTGGTCGGTGACGTCGGCGGGTTCGCGGGCGGGTTCTCGCTCGAGCGCCTCGCCGACCTCGGGTACCGGCGCCCGGCGCTCGTCGTCAGCACGGACGGCGTTGGGACGAAGGTGGAGCCGCTGAGGGCGGCCGGACGGCACTCGACCGCGGGGTGGGACGCGGTCGCGATGAACGTCGACGACGTCGTCTGCGTGGGGGCCGAGCCACTGATGCTCGTCGACTACGTGTCGGTCGAGAGGCTCGACCAGGACGTGGTCCGCGAGATAGTCACCGGCGTGGCGGACGCCTGTGCCACCGCCGGCTGCTCCCTCGTGGGGGGCGAGACGTCGCAGCACCCCGGGCTCCTCCCTCCGGACGGCTACGACGTCGTGGCGACCTGCGTGGGCGTGGTCGACGTGGACCGGGCTTGGGGTCCGGACCGGGTCCAGACGGGGGACGAGATCGTGGGGCTGGCGGCGACGGGTCCGCACGCGAACGGTTTCTCGCTGATCCGGGCGCTCGTGTCCGAAGGCGGGGTGCCCGTCCCCGACGAGCTGCTCGCGCCGACCGGCATCTACTGCCGGGCGCTGCTGTCCGCAGCCGAGGAGGTGCCCGTGCACGCCGCGGCGCACGTGACGGGGGGCGGGATCGCGGGCAACCTCTCGCGGGTGCTGCCCGACGGGGCCGGCGCCTACGTCGACCGGCAGGCCTGGCCGCGTCCGGGTTGGATGGAGCTGCTGCTCGGTTGGGGGGTGGCCGAGACCGAGGCCTACGCGACGTTCAACGGGGGGCTCGGGATGCTAGCCGTCACGCCCGAGGGGGAGGCGCTCGTGCGGGCGCTGGCCGGGCGAGGCGTCGAGGCGTGGGTGGTCGGGGCCTTGGAGGGCCCGGCCGGCGCCCACCTGCGCTAGAGGTAGCGGCGCAGCGGCGACGGGACCACGTCGTCGGGAGCGGCTTCGAGCCCGGCCGGGATCCGCGCGTCGTACGTGAGCACGAAGACGAGGTTGCGTCCACGCCATGCCGGTGACCCGGCCGCGTCGAGGAAGGCCGCGAAGGCCTTCCCCGAGTACGTGGCCTCCAAGGCGATCCCCAGCGCGCGTCCCACCTCCCGGGCCGCGCCGGCCGCCTCGGTAGGCTCGGCGTACCCTGCTCCGAGCTGGTCCCCGACGACCCGCAGCAGCCGCGTATCGGGAGCCGGCATCTCTGCCCCCGCGCTGCGCAGCAGCCGGACGGTGCCTGCGGCCAGCGTCCGTAGCCAGGCTCGGGAGGTGAGCGGGAGGGGGTAGACCCGGACGGCGAAGACGGGGCAGCGGACACCCCCGGCCTGCAGGCCGAGGGCGAGCCCCACACTCGTACCGCCGCTGCCGAACGGGACGAAGACGGCGTCGGGAGCGTCCAGCTCGCCGGCGGCGACCTGCTCGGCCAGCTCCAGCCCGAGATCGACCGCGCCGACCGTCCCGACCGGTTGGGAGCCGCCTGGGACGATGACCGAGGGACGCCGACCCGATACCCGCAGGCGGCCCGCCACGCCGGCCAGGACCACCGGCACGAGCAGGTCCGACGGACAGAACGTCACACCGGCCGCCATGGAGCACATCGCGCGCAGCGTCCGGCGCGATCCGTCGGACACGTGGTGCGGGAAGATCGCCAGATGCGCCTCGAGCCCGGCCTCCGCGGCGTGGTACGCGGTGGCGAGCGCGTGGTTCGACCCGACGCCCCCGCTCGTGACCACGGACCGGCTCCCGCGGGCGATCGCCGCGCCGAGCAGCCACTCCAGCTTGCGGACCTTGTTCCCGCCCATCTCGGCGCCGGACCGGTCCTCGCGCTTCAACCAGGCGCGCGCCGCCGGCCGTCCGAGGACCCCGCTCAGGTCGACCTCCTCCACGGGCGTCGGGACCTGCGCCAGCGGGAGCAGGTCGAGTCCGGGCATCGGTCCGAGGCGCCGACGGATGGCGCGGGCTGGACCGGACGGGCCTGTCTTGGAGTCCACGCGGCCCCTAGACTAAGCGGGACGGCCTCAGCTGCCAGGGTGGCGGGAAGGGAGACGCGTGGGGGACCTCAACCCGGACGGCGTCGCCGGCGGGACGAGCGAGGAGCTGCGTAGGACCGCGCGCATAGCCGGACTGCGCGACTTCGAGAGCCCGACCCTCGAGCAGGTGGAGCGTCGTCGCGTCGAGCTGATCTTCGTGAGCTTCTCCCTCGTCGTGCTGTTCGCGGCCGGTCTCGCGATCCTGACCGCGTTCGTCGAACCCCCGGACACGCTCGGCAACCTCGGGCGCACGGCCGACGCCCTGCGCGTGTTGATCGTGCTCCTCGGCGTCCTGTTCGGCGCCTACGTCTGGGAGAAGGAACGACACCTGCGCCGGCTCTCGCGCATCCTCGTGAACGAGCGGGTGCTGGCCGCCGCCCTGTCCAACCGATTGAAGGAGATCTCGTCGCTGTCGGAGGCCGGCAAGGCCGTCGTGTCGATGCTCGAACTGGAGGACGTCTTGAAGGTGGTCCTCTACGCGGCATCGGATCTGCTGGAGGCGGACGAGGGATCGGTCCAGCTGGTCGAGGGCGACGACCTGGTCGTCGCCGCGGCGGTGGGTCCTACGCAGCGCTTCCTCGGCCAGCGAACGTCGATGATGGAGGGGCTCGCGGGGTACGTGGCCCGCTCGCGGGAGCCGCTCCTGATCGAGGGACGTCCCGACATGAGCGATTTCGGCGTGGTCGTCCATGCGCGTGAGAAGCGCATCGAGTCGGCCATCTCCGTCCCGCTGGAGGCGAAGAGCGAGCTGCTGGGGGTCCTGAACCTCAACGTGACGACCGGTGAGCGCCGCTACAACGAGTACGACCTGCGCGCCCTGCGTCTGTTCGGGGAACACGCGGCGATGGCCATCCGCCACGGCCGGGCCCTCCGACGCGAACGCGAGCTGCGCACCCAGATCCTCGAGCTCGACCGGCTCCGGTCGGAGCTCGTCGGCAGCATGACGCACGACCTGAAGACACCGCTGACGACGATCCTCGGCAACGCGAAGTTGCTGCTGAAGCGGGGGGACGAGCTGGCGGTCGAGCGCCGGGACGAGTCGCTCGAGGCGATCGTGAAGCAGTCGGAGAGGCTCCTGGTGCTGATCGAGAGGCTCCTCGACGCCGCGCGATCGCAGGCGAGGGCGACGCTGGCTCCGACGATGATGGACATCGTCCCCGTCGTCGAGCGGATCGCGGCTGCGTACACGAACGCCCACGGCCTGAGGGTGGTCATCGAGCGCTCATCCGAGACGCTCCCGGTGTTCGCCGACCCGGATGCGGTCGAGCAGGTGCTGGCCAACCTCCTCGAGAACGCCGTGAAACACGCGCCGCAGGGGACGACCGTGTGCGTGCGCATGAGATCCGCGGGAGATACGGTCCAGCTCGTCGTCGCCGACGACGGACCCGGGATCGCCCCCGAGGTGCGCGACCGCCTGTTCGAGCCGTACCGGCAGGGCGAGGGCGGGAGCGGGGGGGTAGGCTTGGGGCTCTTCATCGTTTCGAGCCTCGTCACCGCCATGGGAGGGACGATCGACGTGCGCAGCGACGCGGGTGGGGGCGCCACGTTCACCATCACCCTCCGCGCCGAGGCCGGGGAGCCGGCCGCGCCCGAGGCGAAGTGAGCCGGGGACGGGTCCTGATCGTGGACGACGACCCGCTGCTCCTGCGGGTCCTGCACCTGGCGCTCGAGACGGAGGGGTACGAGGTCCTCCTCGCTTCCGACGGCGACACCGCTCTGAAGCGGATGAGGGAGAGACCCGATGTCGTCCTCCTCGACGTGATGATGCCGCTCCTGGACGGGTGGGGGGTCCTCGAGCGGATGCGGGGCATGGAGCAGCGTCCCAGGATGGTCGCGCTGACCGGGAAGGTCGGCCGCCGCGACGAGATCCGCGCCTGGCAGCTGGGCGTCGATGAGTACGTGATCAAGCCCTTCGACACCGAGAAGCTGCTCGGGCTGATCCGGGACCTGGTCGAGCGGACGCCCGACGAGCAGGCGAAGCGGCGGGACGAAGCGCTGCGCGCGCTCGGCGTCCCGGCCGATCAGGAGCTCTGAAGGGTCCGGCCCCGGGGGCCCAGCACCCTCGCGTCCCCGTTGCGCTGGGTCACCCCGGTCGCGTCCAGATGCTCGAGGAGCGGGACCGCGTACTTCCGGGTGGTCCCGACCGCGTCCCGGACCTGTGAGACGGTGGCCGGGCCCCCTACTGCGATCAACGCGACGACCTTCTTCTCTATCTCGGACATGACGTCGGCCGCGTAGACGATGCCGGGCGTCACCTCCACGATCTCACCGGCCCGCGCCATCGCCCTCAGCAGCTCCCTCGGCGCTTCCACCTCCGGCGGAGAGACGCCCCCCGCGCGCAGCTGGGCCAGCACCCGGTCCGCCTCGGCCCGGTCCGCCGGGTCGAGGCCGGTGCTGTGGCCCGGGAGCCTGACGTGCACGCCCTCCACCTCGAGCTCACCCGCCGAGCTCCAGAGTTCGAGGAAGGCTGCGAGCGGCTTGGCGTCCAGATCGAGCGCGCGGCGCAGCGCCTC includes these proteins:
- the purF gene encoding amidophosphoribosyltransferase, with amino-acid sequence MTPFDGVREECGVFGVWAPGEDVARLTYFGLYALQHRGQESAGIATSDGSGVVVYRDLGLVSQVFNEKVLQGLVGHLAIGHVRYSTTGSSHRWENAQPARVSRADGGDIALGHNGNLVNTSEIASELAAAGVNVEASTDSHLIAALLAREPSDDLVDSFKKVAPRLQGAFSIVAMDENRIYGMRDPFGVRPLVIGVLPGGGYVFASETCALDIVGAQYIRDVEPGELVVIDGAGVHSHCLTEATPRLCVFEFVYLARPDSVLYGRSVYEVRRSMGKQLADESPVEADLVIGVPDSGHAAAQGFADRAGLPYGEGLIKNRYVGRTFIQPTQSLRQQGVRLKLNPLQEVIEGKRLVVVDDSIVRGTTSREIVEMLRKAGAREVHMRISSPPVAWPCFYGIDTANRDELIAANASPNEIRGFIGADSLGYLSLDGMLTSTGVATERFCHACFSGGYPIPVPTETLLTKNVLEQA
- the purM gene encoding phosphoribosylformylglycinamidine cyclo-ligase, yielding MTRTYEGSGVDQAGADALIPFFAKQAARTKRLEVVGDVGGFAGGFSLERLADLGYRRPALVVSTDGVGTKVEPLRAAGRHSTAGWDAVAMNVDDVVCVGAEPLMLVDYVSVERLDQDVVREIVTGVADACATAGCSLVGGETSQHPGLLPPDGYDVVATCVGVVDVDRAWGPDRVQTGDEIVGLAATGPHANGFSLIRALVSEGGVPVPDELLAPTGIYCRALLSAAEEVPVHAAAHVTGGGIAGNLSRVLPDGAGAYVDRQAWPRPGWMELLLGWGVAETEAYATFNGGLGMLAVTPEGEALVRALAGRGVEAWVVGALEGPAGAHLR
- a CDS encoding pyridoxal-phosphate dependent enzyme, translated to MDSKTGPSGPARAIRRRLGPMPGLDLLPLAQVPTPVEEVDLSGVLGRPAARAWLKREDRSGAEMGGNKVRKLEWLLGAAIARGSRSVVTSGGVGSNHALATAYHAAEAGLEAHLAIFPHHVSDGSRRTLRAMCSMAAGVTFCPSDLLVPVVLAGVAGRLRVSGRRPSVIVPGGSQPVGTVGAVDLGLELAEQVAAGELDAPDAVFVPFGSGGTSVGLALGLQAGGVRCPVFAVRVYPLPLTSRAWLRTLAAGTVRLLRSAGAEMPAPDTRLLRVVGDQLGAGYAEPTEAAGAAREVGRALGIALEATYSGKAFAAFLDAAGSPAWRGRNLVFVLTYDARIPAGLEAAPDDVVPSPLRRYL
- a CDS encoding ATP-binding protein encodes the protein MGDLNPDGVAGGTSEELRRTARIAGLRDFESPTLEQVERRRVELIFVSFSLVVLFAAGLAILTAFVEPPDTLGNLGRTADALRVLIVLLGVLFGAYVWEKERHLRRLSRILVNERVLAAALSNRLKEISSLSEAGKAVVSMLELEDVLKVVLYAASDLLEADEGSVQLVEGDDLVVAAAVGPTQRFLGQRTSMMEGLAGYVARSREPLLIEGRPDMSDFGVVVHAREKRIESAISVPLEAKSELLGVLNLNVTTGERRYNEYDLRALRLFGEHAAMAIRHGRALRRERELRTQILELDRLRSELVGSMTHDLKTPLTTILGNAKLLLKRGDELAVERRDESLEAIVKQSERLLVLIERLLDAARSQARATLAPTMMDIVPVVERIAAAYTNAHGLRVVIERSSETLPVFADPDAVEQVLANLLENAVKHAPQGTTVCVRMRSAGDTVQLVVADDGPGIAPEVRDRLFEPYRQGEGGSGGVGLGLFIVSSLVTAMGGTIDVRSDAGGGATFTITLRAEAGEPAAPEAK
- a CDS encoding response regulator transcription factor translates to MSRGRVLIVDDDPLLLRVLHLALETEGYEVLLASDGDTALKRMRERPDVVLLDVMMPLLDGWGVLERMRGMEQRPRMVALTGKVGRRDEIRAWQLGVDEYVIKPFDTEKLLGLIRDLVERTPDEQAKRRDEALRALGVPADQEL